A stretch of the Polynucleobacter tropicus genome encodes the following:
- a CDS encoding CinA family protein: MNTSDIVITLAEILQSKNWKMAAAESCTGGLVCANLTEIAGSSEWFERGYITYSNEAKMECLGVPDKLLKAFGAVSEEVAKAMAEGAQVHAGVNAALSITGIAGPSGGSKEKPVGMVCFAWTIRSDAGDNRVVTKTMHFDGDRQRVRQQACDYALSELAKLLEN, encoded by the coding sequence ATGAATACCTCAGACATCGTTATTACTCTCGCAGAAATCCTTCAGTCAAAAAACTGGAAAATGGCTGCAGCTGAGTCTTGTACTGGTGGATTGGTTTGCGCGAATTTGACAGAAATAGCTGGCTCTAGTGAATGGTTTGAGCGTGGCTACATTACCTACAGCAACGAAGCCAAAATGGAGTGTCTGGGAGTTCCAGACAAGCTACTGAAGGCTTTTGGGGCAGTTAGTGAAGAGGTGGCCAAAGCCATGGCTGAAGGGGCTCAAGTTCACGCTGGGGTCAATGCTGCCCTCTCCATTACTGGTATTGCCGGCCCAAGCGGTGGCTCCAAGGAAAAACCAGTTGGCATGGTTTGCTTTGCTTGGACCATACGAAGTGATGCTGGTGATAACAGGGTGGTCACTAAAACGATGCACTTTGATGGGGATCGACAACGCGTTCGACAACAAGCCTGCGATTACGCACTTAGTGAATTAGCAAAACTTCTCGAGAATTAG
- the thiL gene encoding thiamine-phosphate kinase, which translates to MHSSPKPLGEFDLIERFFKTPAASQASNSAINLGIGDDCALINPPSGEEIAITSDMLVEGRHFLKGADPEQLGRKALAVNLSDLAAMGAKPLGFNLSIALPSMNEQWLEAFSKGLFSIANQFACPLIGGDTTAGPLTISIATLGSTPPGKAIRRSGSKVDDEVWVSGTMGDARLTLAALRHEIDLPINDLQKIEHRMHQPTPRIELGLRLREIASAALDVSDGLLGDLQHILRQSQVDAEIFLERLPKSDVLKKQSIQTQNQFAACGGDDYELCFTAPKNQHQTILEIGKALNLPLTCIGRIIHKKNDSPQVHILNSDGKILSDTEAAQFLKSFDHFAA; encoded by the coding sequence ACCCTTAGGTGAATTCGACCTGATTGAGCGTTTCTTTAAAACGCCAGCTGCTTCGCAAGCATCCAATTCTGCGATCAATTTAGGCATTGGGGATGATTGCGCACTAATTAACCCTCCATCAGGTGAAGAAATTGCCATCACCAGCGACATGCTCGTTGAAGGCCGACACTTTTTAAAGGGCGCCGACCCAGAACAACTGGGCCGCAAAGCCCTAGCCGTCAACCTTTCAGACCTTGCGGCAATGGGCGCTAAACCCCTTGGCTTTAACCTTTCGATCGCATTACCAAGCATGAATGAGCAATGGTTAGAGGCTTTTTCCAAGGGCCTATTTTCAATAGCCAATCAGTTTGCTTGTCCACTAATAGGCGGTGATACCACAGCCGGACCACTCACTATTTCCATCGCCACTCTAGGCAGCACGCCTCCTGGAAAAGCCATTCGCAGGTCAGGGTCAAAGGTCGATGACGAGGTTTGGGTCTCAGGAACAATGGGGGATGCAAGACTCACTCTTGCTGCACTGCGTCATGAAATTGATCTTCCGATAAATGATCTTCAGAAAATTGAACATCGCATGCATCAACCAACCCCAAGGATTGAGCTAGGACTTAGACTCCGCGAAATCGCCAGTGCTGCGCTAGATGTATCCGATGGACTACTTGGAGACTTGCAACATATCTTGCGCCAATCACAAGTGGATGCAGAAATATTCCTAGAGCGTCTACCAAAATCGGATGTCTTAAAAAAACAAAGTATTCAAACTCAAAATCAATTTGCAGCTTGCGGGGGAGATGATTATGAGCTTTGCTTCACTGCACCCAAAAATCAACATCAGACTATTTTAGAAATAGGAAAGGCACTCAATTTACCGCTGACCTGTATTGGCCGAATCATTCACAAAAAAAATGATTCGCCACAAGTTCACATCCTGAATTCAGATGGAAAAATTCTTTCCGATACTGAAGCGGCACAATTTCTCAAATCATTCGATCACTTTGCAGCATGA
- the corA gene encoding magnesium/cobalt transporter CorA, with the protein MINLFVLQNGRLSQEQVEDRNELLQYANPIWIDVVDPEEEELIWIKEAFGVLLPELDDLGDLEASARYFEADDGHLHIRTDFLLDEEETSRNVRVAFVMTKQVLFSIHDEDLPVFRLVRLRARLRPGSVSNAKDVLLDLYSTDAEYSADALEEVYENLEQAGKRVLQDDINDADAEQVLETIAKEEDTNGRIRRNVMDTRRALSFLMRSKLLSDEQQEEARQILRDIDSLENHTAFLFDKINFLMDATVGFINLNQSKIIKIFSVVSVALMPPTLLASIWGMNYKHMPELDATWGYPMAIIAMVVSAIIPLWYFYHKGWMK; encoded by the coding sequence ATGATCAACTTGTTCGTCCTGCAAAATGGCCGCCTCTCACAAGAGCAAGTAGAAGATCGCAATGAATTATTGCAGTATGCCAATCCTATCTGGATTGACGTGGTCGACCCTGAAGAAGAAGAGCTAATTTGGATTAAAGAGGCTTTTGGCGTACTTTTGCCAGAGCTAGATGATTTGGGTGACTTGGAAGCTTCTGCTCGTTACTTTGAAGCGGATGATGGTCATCTCCATATCCGCACAGATTTCTTATTGGATGAAGAGGAAACATCTCGCAACGTACGAGTTGCGTTTGTGATGACCAAGCAAGTCTTGTTCTCCATTCATGATGAAGATTTACCAGTGTTCCGCTTGGTACGTTTGCGTGCTCGCTTACGTCCTGGGTCTGTTAGTAATGCTAAAGACGTGTTGTTGGATTTGTACTCAACTGACGCTGAGTATTCTGCGGACGCCTTAGAAGAGGTTTATGAAAATTTAGAGCAAGCTGGAAAACGTGTTTTGCAAGACGACATCAATGATGCGGATGCCGAGCAAGTTCTCGAGACGATTGCTAAGGAAGAGGATACCAACGGCCGTATTCGCCGCAACGTCATGGATACCCGCAGAGCCTTATCTTTCCTAATGCGTAGCAAGTTGCTATCTGATGAGCAGCAAGAAGAAGCGCGTCAGATTTTGCGTGATATCGACTCACTAGAAAACCATACGGCCTTCCTGTTCGACAAGATTAACTTCTTAATGGATGCGACGGTGGGTTTCATTAATTTGAATCAATCAAAGATCATCAAGATCTTCTCTGTGGTATCCGTAGCATTAATGCCGCCAACATTGTTAGCTAGCATTTGGGGTATGAACTACAAACACATGCCTGAGTTAGATGCAACTTGGGGATACCCAATGGCTATTATTGCGATGGTCGTATCCGCAATTATTCCGCTGTGGTACTTCTATCACAAAGGGTGGATGAAGTAA
- a CDS encoding phosphatidylglycerophosphatase A family protein: MNNTVNNTTTQELAIKPNFKWMLGDMNRVLAFGFGSGLSAMAPGTAGTLWAWAIYLIADYIFPLSGTPALLWALAAGFIWGCRICGFASEELGKRDFGGIVWDEMIAFWVILALIMPSNLWIQILAFALFRFFDAVKPGPIGWIDRHFKNKEKLDEPSTQLQIWWRGFGIMIDDLAAALSTLLVIALIQIIAIYMA, encoded by the coding sequence ATGAACAACACTGTGAATAACACTACTACACAAGAGCTGGCCATAAAGCCAAATTTCAAGTGGATGTTGGGAGACATGAATAGGGTTCTTGCTTTTGGATTTGGTAGCGGTCTTAGCGCCATGGCCCCAGGTACTGCGGGCACCCTATGGGCTTGGGCTATCTACTTAATTGCTGATTATATTTTTCCTTTGTCCGGTACGCCTGCGCTCTTATGGGCTCTAGCGGCTGGATTTATCTGGGGTTGCCGGATTTGTGGATTCGCCAGCGAAGAACTAGGTAAGCGTGATTTTGGTGGCATTGTTTGGGACGAGATGATTGCGTTTTGGGTCATTCTGGCATTGATCATGCCAAGCAATCTTTGGATACAGATTTTGGCTTTTGCATTGTTCCGATTTTTTGATGCAGTCAAACCAGGTCCAATAGGCTGGATTGATCGACATTTTAAAAATAAAGAAAAATTGGACGAGCCATCAACTCAATTGCAAATATGGTGGCGAGGCTTTGGCATCATGATTGATGATCTTGCTGCAGCCTTGTCTACTCTTTTGGTGATTGCACTAATTCAGATAATTGCAATTTACATGGCTTGA